The Nitrospira sp. sequence CGACCAGACGAAGAAGTTCATTCTGGCAGCCCATGTTCATTGTCCAACTTAGCCGGTCCAGAAACAAAAAGCCGGGTGGCGTGGTGGATCAAAACTGATTCAGCCTGAATCGAATTGGATTCTCCGACCGAATCGAATGGACGGCATCAATCCTTGCTCAGAATGGAGCAGGCCGGGAGGGGTCGTTCGCGAAGCGCTATTTTGCGTTGCCCTGAATAGCTTTCAGATCCCAGTCCGCCACCCCGTTGAGTCCGACCTGTCTTAGGAGAGCCGCCCTCAGTCTACGAAGCGACGGATCCTTTGGCTCTTTCTCAATCAACGAGCAGACACAGCCCATCGCATCGTACCAGAACCCGATGAGGGCATTGGTGCGCACGGTTTCACGATCACAGGTCAGGTTTACCGACGTGACCGTCAGACATTCATTGAAGTCGCATCGCTCGATCATTCCACCTGCGACGATATCCCTGGAGGGGGACTCGGGATTGGGGCTGGCCGACACAAACCAGCGGTACTGGACGTTAGGTTCAAGGGTAAGTCCCAGGCTTTTGAGATCGATGGATTGCACCCCCGCCTCGGTTGGAACCGGGAGGGAACCTTCATAGAGCGGGACGACTTTTTGGGTATCGTTCAGTGTGAACCGCAAGGGATAGGTCGTCGGTTTCGAGAGATACCAATTGAGCGTCGGCGTTCGCTTCACCGTCAAACCCACGTGGTCGGGAACCAAGGCGACGAGCTCCGGTTCACTCCCCTCCGTTCCCCGTAACGTGCCTCCGACTCGCGCGCGAGGAGTCGGTTTCTTTGGCGGTGTATAGATGAGGTCATCTGGTTGATCAGCCGTTGCCGCCGGCGCCTTCTCTGCGGCGTCCAGGACATGCGCGCCTGAGACAGTCAGGAGAAGGCTTAACCCTAGGATCAACATGTATTTCACGGCAATTCTCCTTCTAGCAGGATGATGAAAAACTCGGGTAATGCCAGGAATATGGCTGTAATTTTCCAATCGGTGCTAACGCTAGAATCAATTCAGGATGCTCAAAAAGGCCGTCCAGCAAGGCCGCAACGAGCGAAGAGGTGAGGCGTACGCTTCGGTACGTTGAGCCTCTGAGCGATGCGAGAACGCCGCTGGCGGACTTTTTCAGCATCCTGTTAGAGCCAATTATTGAGCAACAGGAAGGGCGACCAGTAGGCCGGGTGTTCATAAATCCTGTCGCTCAACAGCTTCAACTGCGCGCGCTGGAGCGCCACGGCTTTCGAGAGAGCCGGATTGCGCAGTTGGCGATAAAATTCAGAGATCAATGTCGCCGACGCTTCATCGTTGATGAACCACAGAGTGGCCAATGCGCTGCGGGCGCCGGCTTTCAGCGCGACACCGGCCAGGCCGAGGGCAGCGCGGTCGTCGCCGATGCCGGTCTGGCAGGCACTCAAGGTCAAGAGTTCAAGCGGCTCCTGCCGAAACCGAAAGAGGCCGATCAATTGATCGAGACCCTGCATCGTCATTTTCCCATCGAAGGTCAGGAGGAATGAGTCGTTTATGTCGGTCGAGAATTTGCCGTGCGTCGCGATATGCAGGCCTCCATATCCACCATCACGCAATTCCTGTTCCAGTCTGGATGATTGAAAGGCATTGTTCATCAGTTGATCGCCCTTATAGAGCCGTTGAATGGATTCGACCTCGTCCGCTACGTAGGGAAGGGGTGGAAACCCTTGCACGGACTTGGTGAGGCCGGCCGTGAGGAATCGGAGCTTGTCGCGGTTGAGTGGACGAGGGTCGGTCAAGGTCAAGCCGGGCGTCATGGCGAGCGCGAACTTGTTGATCAAGAATGATGAGCCGTCGTGGAGCGCCGCCAGCGGAATCGTCCGCAGGGCGCCGTCCGGCACAAACACCAAGGTCGTGATCTGCGGCTGCGAGAGGTCCGTTTCCAGCGGGCGAAGGAGCCAGTCGTATAACCGTTGGGCATGGGGCAGATATTCGCGGGTCGTGCGCTTTTCAACCAACCGACGGAATGTCCGAATTTCCTGAGTCAGCCGCTCCGCCGTCATGGGCACGGAGGTGCGCTTGAGGCCGGATGGCAGACTCACGAGCAGTTCGAGTCGGGAACTGAACATGATGGGATAGATGACGGCGGTGTCCGGCGATAAGCGATCGAACGTGGTCAGCCTCGACCGGACTGAATCGACGCAATCGTCCTTGAAATAGTCCCGTAGCTCAGCCGTCTTGTAGGCTTCAATCGCATCGCGAGCGCCGAACAAATCGCCCTCGGCTGCCTTGCCGTCGCCAGAACGCGATGCACGCTGCAGCAACAGGTCGGCCAGCTCAAAAAACAACGGCCTCACGGACTCATGACCGGTGTTCGCGTCCTCGGACGAGGCTTGCTCCACCTCGGCGCGGATCGGTTGGAGCGTCGATGCCGCTTGCCGGTATGAGGAGATGGCGTTGTCCAACTGCCCGATTGCAGCCAGCTGTCGGCCCAGCTGCCATTGCCAGCGATAGAGCGACTCGGATGCGTCCACCGATTGGGCCGCAAACAACGCCTTCCTGGTGAGTTGCAGCGCTTCGTCCATGCGAAATTCCGTCTCGTAGAGATGCCCGAGATAGCCGAGAGCATAGGACAGGGTTCTCTTGTCTCCCTGCCCCTCCGCGACCGTACCTGCTTCGTGAAGGACGCCCGCGGCTCGCAAGAGGAGAGGGTCACGATCATGTGGGAGTTGAGGGATGAGCCGCTGGTACATCAGCGCGATGCCGATCATACCTAGCGATTGGTTGCGCGATGGCCGAAGATCCTTGAGTTGCTGGAGTGCCGCGTCAAGAGCCATACGGCTGTTGGTTGGTTGCCCGAGGCGCAGCAGAGTCCGCGCGGCATTGGTGCGGGCTGTCACAGCAAGCAGCGGGAGCTTGGCCCTCTGAGCGTGGCTGACGCTTTCCTGAAAGGCTTCCAATGCCTCCTTGTCTTGCTGCTTCAAGGCGAACACCACTCCGAGGTCATTCAGGATGGTCGCCGTGAGCTGCGAGGAGCCTTGCTCCCGTGCTGATGCCGCCCCGCGCTCGAGATATTCCAATGCCTCGGTGAATCGCCGGAGCGTCAGGTAAGTCCTTCCTAGATGCCCGAGTACGGAAGCTTCCACGAGCGGATCGCCGTACTTGTCGGCGAGCGCAAGCGCCAGCTCCAGCGATTGGAGCGCTTGCTTCGATTGCCCTAAGCTCAATGAGGCTTGAGATGAGAGCACGAGCGCCTCAACCTGCGCAGAAGTATTCCCCTCGGCCTTGTAGCGATCGGCTGCTTGTTTCCAATGGACCAAGGCTTCGCCAAAGGCTCCCCGTTCAAACTCTCCCGCCCCTTGTTGCATCAGCGCGTCAGTGGAGGATGAGGTTTCATGCGATTCAGATCGCGTGACGAAACAACATAGAAGCGTTACGAATAAAAATAGAGTTCCGCGGAGCAGGAAACGAACCAATGGTCGATTGGAGGCCGACAGGGTGTGTAATGTGGACATGTCCTCTGTAACCGCTCGTATCAAAAAAGATTGACGACCATTCCAAGATGAACGCCATGATCTTGCAGGGTAGTTCCAGTGTCCCGCACGGGGCGGAGTCTCTGACCCCAATAGACTTCAAAAACGGCTCGCCCTTGCGCGAGGATATTCCAGCGG is a genomic window containing:
- a CDS encoding CHAT domain-containing protein — its product is MQQGAGEFERGAFGEALVHWKQAADRYKAEGNTSAQVEALVLSSQASLSLGQSKQALQSLELALALADKYGDPLVEASVLGHLGRTYLTLRRFTEALEYLERGAASAREQGSSQLTATILNDLGVVFALKQQDKEALEAFQESVSHAQRAKLPLLAVTARTNAARTLLRLGQPTNSRMALDAALQQLKDLRPSRNQSLGMIGIALMYQRLIPQLPHDRDPLLLRAAGVLHEAGTVAEGQGDKRTLSYALGYLGHLYETEFRMDEALQLTRKALFAAQSVDASESLYRWQWQLGRQLAAIGQLDNAISSYRQAASTLQPIRAEVEQASSEDANTGHESVRPLFFELADLLLQRASRSGDGKAAEGDLFGARDAIEAYKTAELRDYFKDDCVDSVRSRLTTFDRLSPDTAVIYPIMFSSRLELLVSLPSGLKRTSVPMTAERLTQEIRTFRRLVEKRTTREYLPHAQRLYDWLLRPLETDLSQPQITTLVFVPDGALRTIPLAALHDGSSFLINKFALAMTPGLTLTDPRPLNRDKLRFLTAGLTKSVQGFPPLPYVADEVESIQRLYKGDQLMNNAFQSSRLEQELRDGGYGGLHIATHGKFSTDINDSFLLTFDGKMTMQGLDQLIGLFRFRQEPLELLTLSACQTGIGDDRAALGLAGVALKAGARSALATLWFINDEASATLISEFYRQLRNPALSKAVALQRAQLKLLSDRIYEHPAYWSPFLLLNNWL
- a CDS encoding DUF928 domain-containing protein; translated protein: MLILGLSLLLTVSGAHVLDAAEKAPAATADQPDDLIYTPPKKPTPRARVGGTLRGTEGSEPELVALVPDHVGLTVKRTPTLNWYLSKPTTYPLRFTLNDTQKVVPLYEGSLPVPTEAGVQSIDLKSLGLTLEPNVQYRWFVSASPNPESPSRDIVAGGMIERCDFNECLTVTSVNLTCDRETVRTNALIGFWYDAMGCVCSLIEKEPKDPSLRRLRAALLRQVGLNGVADWDLKAIQGNAK